One region of Cucurbita pepo subsp. pepo cultivar mu-cu-16 chromosome LG03, ASM280686v2, whole genome shotgun sequence genomic DNA includes:
- the LOC111790552 gene encoding protein N-terminal glutamine amidohydrolase isoform X2 encodes MLRKFLRNRIGEENVYFLCKKLCTNRMDDATGADLFVVFISNEKKQIPLWHQKASKREDGLVLWDYHVICVQRKTEGEFPFIVWDLDSTLPLPIPLGSYVSQAIRPSFQISPEYQRLFRIIHAPIFFRHFASDRRHMKDSNGNWIAKPPDYEAIVAEDGTIHNLYEYMEIKAADVYTNNIDVKDAVFSQKLGAVANDLEEFFSQIL; translated from the exons ATGCTGCGAAAATTTCTCCGGAATCGGATAGg TGAGGAGAATGTATATTTTCTATGCAAGAAATTATGTACAAACAGAATGGATGATGCAACGGGAGCTgatctttttgttgttttcatTTCTAATGAGAAGAAGCAG aTTCCCCTTTGGCATCAAAAAGCCAGCAAAAGAGAAGATGGTCTTGTTTTGTGGGATTACCATGTGATTTGCGTTCAG AGAAAAACAGAAGGTGAATTTCCTTTTATAGTGTGGGATTTAGACTCCACTCTTCCTTTACCTATCCCTCTGGGCAGCTACGTGTCGCAAGCTATCAGGCCATCGTTTCAAATCTCCCCCGAGTATCAAAG GCTTTTCAGAATCATCCATGCTCCAATATTTTTTCGTCACTTCGCATCTGATAGAAGGCACATGAAAGATTCCAATGGAAATTGGATTGCTAAACCCCCTGACTATGAAGCCATTGTTGCTGAAG ATGGAACTATTCACAACCTGTATGAGTACATGGAGATCAAGGCGGCCGATGTATATACGAACAACATCGATGTGAAAGATGCAGTTTTTTCTCAAAAACTTGGAGCGGTCGCAAATGATCTGGAGGagtttttctctcaaattctTTAA
- the LOC111790552 gene encoding protein N-terminal glutamine amidohydrolase isoform X3: MMQRELIFLLFSFLMRRSRHIPLWHQKASKREDGLVLWDYHVICVQRKTEGEFPFIVWDLDSTLPLPIPLGSYVSQAIRPSFQISPEYQRLFRIIHAPIFFRHFASDRRHMKDSNGNWIAKPPDYEAIVAEDGTIHNLYEYMEIKAADVYTNNIDVKDAVFSQKLGAVANDLEEFFSQIL, encoded by the exons ATGATGCAACGGGAGCTgatctttttgttgttttcatTTCTAATGAGAAGAAGCAGGCAC aTTCCCCTTTGGCATCAAAAAGCCAGCAAAAGAGAAGATGGTCTTGTTTTGTGGGATTACCATGTGATTTGCGTTCAG AGAAAAACAGAAGGTGAATTTCCTTTTATAGTGTGGGATTTAGACTCCACTCTTCCTTTACCTATCCCTCTGGGCAGCTACGTGTCGCAAGCTATCAGGCCATCGTTTCAAATCTCCCCCGAGTATCAAAG GCTTTTCAGAATCATCCATGCTCCAATATTTTTTCGTCACTTCGCATCTGATAGAAGGCACATGAAAGATTCCAATGGAAATTGGATTGCTAAACCCCCTGACTATGAAGCCATTGTTGCTGAAG ATGGAACTATTCACAACCTGTATGAGTACATGGAGATCAAGGCGGCCGATGTATATACGAACAACATCGATGTGAAAGATGCAGTTTTTTCTCAAAAACTTGGAGCGGTCGCAAATGATCTGGAGGagtttttctctcaaattctTTAA
- the LOC111790551 gene encoding zinc finger CCCH domain-containing protein 30-like, protein MNNLTVETEDAFSSLLELAANDDVDAFKRSIERDLSGIDEIGFWYGRLRGSKQMTNEQRTPLMVAATYGSIEVLKLILSLSCADVNRTVGLDRSTALHCAASGGAANAVDVVKLLLAAGADPNMVDGNGHRPVDVVVAPLRHAELKSTLTELLKTNGFSGDGNLDVLTGVRNSLSPRPSSPLNAPSFTSELVSSPTKSKLSDFSMYPASEKKEYPVDLSLPDIKNSIYSTDEFRMYSFKVRPCSRAYSHDWTECPFVHPGENARRRDPRKFHYSCVTCPDFRKGACRRGDMCEYAHGVFECWLHPAQYRTRLCKDGTNCSRRVCFFAHTTEELRPLYVSTGSAVPSPRSCTSGASAMDYTTVMNLLPGSPSSVPVMSPSPFTPPMSPSANGMSHPSVAWPQPNVPALLLPGSNIQSSRLRSSLSARDIPVEDFDYLSDFELQQQQQLVNDLNCLSQPPLSSNSLSRSGRLKTMTPSNLDDLFSAESSSPRYSDQALSSAVFSPTHKSAVINQFQQQQNMLSPINTNFSPKNVDHPLLQASFGVPSSGRMSPRNLEPPISPVGSRLSMLAQREKQQQFRSLSSRELGANSASIVGSPASSWSKWGPSNGRPDWAVNADEMGKLRRSSSFELGNNGEEPDLSWVQSLVKESPTEIKEKQAHPNLGGDSFVSGESSNVNSQMESVDHAALGAWLEQMQLDHLVALQN, encoded by the coding sequence ATGAATAACTTGACTGTTGAAACGGAAGATGCCTTTTCGAGCTTGCTTGAGCTTGCTGCTAATGATGACGTTGATGCCTTCAAGAGATCGATTGAGCGTGATCTTTCTGGTATTGATGAGATTGGTTTCTGGTATGGTCGGTTACGAGGCTCGAAGCAGATGACTAATGAGCAGAGAACTCCTTTAATGGTTGCTGCTACTTATGGTAGCATTGAGGTTCTGAAGCttattctttctctttcttgtgCTGATGTGAACCGCACTGTTGGACTTGATAGAAGCACTGCCCTTCACTGTGCAGCCTCCGGTGGGGCTGCAAATGCTGTAGATGTAGTGAAGCTGCTCTTAGCTGCTGGTGCTGATCCTAATATGGTTGATGGGAATGGACATCGACCGGTTGATGTGGTTGTTGCCCCACTAAGGCACGCTGAGCTTAAATCAACACTTACTGAACTTCTTAAGACAAATGGTTTCTCTGGTGATGGAAATCTTGATGTTTTAACAGGTGTGAGAAATTCTCTATCTCCTCGCCCTTCGTCTCCTCTGAATGCTCCCTCGTTCACATCGGAGTTAGTTTCATCTCCAACAAAGTCGAAACTAAGTGATTTTTCAATGTATCCTGCATCTGAGAAGAAAGAATACCCTGTTGATCTTTCTCTTCCAGATATCAAGAACAGTATCTACTCAACTGATGAATTCCGAATGTATTCGTTCAAGGTTCGACCATGCTCACGTGCCTACTCTCATGATTGGACCGAGTGTCCCTTTGTCCACCCTGGAGAAAATGCGAGGAGGAGGGATCCTAGAAAATTCCATTATAGCTGTGTAACCTGTCCTGATTTTCGGAAGGGCGCTTGCAGACGGGGAGATATGTGCGAATATGCTCATGGGGTGTTTGAGTGTTGGCTACACCCAGCACAATATCGAACCCGCCTTTGCAAAGATGGCACGAATTGCTCAAGGAGAGTTTGCTTCTTTGCACACACCACTGAGGAACTGCGACCTCTGTATGTTTCGACTGGCTCTGCTGTTCCCTCACCACGTTCTTGTACTTCTGGGGCTTCTGCTATGGATTATACTACAGTCATGAACCTTCTACCTGGTTCTCCATCTTCGGTCCCTGTGATGTCTCCATCACCGTTCACTCCTCCGATGTCTCCATCTGCCAATGGCATGTCTCATCCGTCCGTGGCTTGGCCCCAACCAAATGTACCTGCCTTGCTTCTACCAGGAAGCAATATTCAATCCAGCCGCCTAAGATCTTCCTTGAGTGCAAGAGATATTCCTGTCGAGGACTTTGATTATCTGAGTGATTTCGAactgcagcagcagcagcagctcgTTAATGACTTGAATTGTCTTTCTCAACCGCCATTaagttcaaattctttgaGCCGTTCTGGTCGACTGAAAACTATGACCCCTTCAAATCTTGACGATCTCTTCTCTGCTGAGAGTTCATCTCCCAGATACTCTGATCAAGCTCTGTCTTCAGCTGTTTTCTCCCCTACACACAAATCAGCAGTTATCAATCAGTTTCAGCAGCAACAGAATATGTTGTCACCAATCAATACAAATTTCTCTCCTAAAAATGTTGATCATCCTCTATTGCAAGCCTCTTTTGGGGTTCCATCATCTGGGAGGATGTCTCCACGAAATCTGGAACCCCCCATCTCTCCAGTGGGCTCACGCTTGTCCATGTTAGCTCAAAGAGAGAAACAGCAACAGTTTCGCAGCCTCAGCTCCCGTGAACTCGGTGCCAATTCTGCTTCTATTGTTGGTTCCCCTGCAAGCTCTTGGTCTAAATGGGGACCCTCTAATGGAAGGCCTGACTGGGCAGTCAATGCGGATGAAATGGGTAAACTTCGACGTTCATCATCATTTGAGCTCGGGAACAATGGCGAAGAGCCAGATTTATCATGGGTTCAATCACTAGTGAAAGAATCTCCAActgagataaaagaaaagcagGCTCATCCAAATTTGGGCGGCGATAGTTTCGTTTCTGGTGAGAGTTCTAACGTGAACTCGCAAATGGAGTCAGTCGATCATGCTGCATTAGGAGCATGGCTGGAACAAATGCAGCTCGATCATCTCGTCGCGCTACAGAACTAA
- the LOC111790552 gene encoding protein N-terminal glutamine amidohydrolase isoform X1, translated as MASTLSTVDSIDLDVSQFCHTPFYCEENVYFLCKKLCTNRMDDATGADLFVVFISNEKKQIPLWHQKASKREDGLVLWDYHVICVQRKTEGEFPFIVWDLDSTLPLPIPLGSYVSQAIRPSFQISPEYQRLFRIIHAPIFFRHFASDRRHMKDSNGNWIAKPPDYEAIVAEDGTIHNLYEYMEIKAADVYTNNIDVKDAVFSQKLGAVANDLEEFFSQIL; from the exons ATGGCTTCCACACTATCAACTGTAGATTCGATTGATTTGGACGTTTCTCAGTTCTGCCATACGCCTTTTTACTG TGAGGAGAATGTATATTTTCTATGCAAGAAATTATGTACAAACAGAATGGATGATGCAACGGGAGCTgatctttttgttgttttcatTTCTAATGAGAAGAAGCAG aTTCCCCTTTGGCATCAAAAAGCCAGCAAAAGAGAAGATGGTCTTGTTTTGTGGGATTACCATGTGATTTGCGTTCAG AGAAAAACAGAAGGTGAATTTCCTTTTATAGTGTGGGATTTAGACTCCACTCTTCCTTTACCTATCCCTCTGGGCAGCTACGTGTCGCAAGCTATCAGGCCATCGTTTCAAATCTCCCCCGAGTATCAAAG GCTTTTCAGAATCATCCATGCTCCAATATTTTTTCGTCACTTCGCATCTGATAGAAGGCACATGAAAGATTCCAATGGAAATTGGATTGCTAAACCCCCTGACTATGAAGCCATTGTTGCTGAAG ATGGAACTATTCACAACCTGTATGAGTACATGGAGATCAAGGCGGCCGATGTATATACGAACAACATCGATGTGAAAGATGCAGTTTTTTCTCAAAAACTTGGAGCGGTCGCAAATGATCTGGAGGagtttttctctcaaattctTTAA